In the genome of Ignavibacteriota bacterium, one region contains:
- a CDS encoding 3-deoxy-D-manno-octulosonic acid transferase, whose translation MKTFWFYFYNILILPLLKVTLYFLSIFNKKIREGIKGRKRLFEKLIIDLTEIDRNKKIIWIHSSSMGEFEQAKPIIEKIKSASQVNILVTFFSPSGYNNSLKYPHADIISYIPLDSFHNAKRFVGLVKPSAVLFMRYDFWPNFIWVLSKYKVATFIVDATMSKNSKRKLPISKQFHIVLFQDFLKILTISEKDKQNFAEFDIPNEKLAVVGDTRFDRVYQKSIDAKTKDLFKANIFDGKKVVVLGSSWESDEEVIFPAILKLLKYDKNIVTIVVPHEPSVQRLEALEFTFRGIPTIRFSYKNNYKDEPIILVDSIGVLLTLYKYADIAYVGGSFKQGIHNVLEPAVYGIPVIFGPKNKNSQEARKMLELGCGIEITDKIQAYKVLRDLLQNDEKRKQLGAISHKYVESNIGATEKIIYELIKVNKIR comes from the coding sequence ATGAAAACTTTTTGGTTTTATTTTTACAATATTTTAATTCTTCCTCTTTTAAAAGTTACGTTATACTTTTTAAGTATTTTTAATAAAAAAATCCGTGAAGGAATTAAAGGCAGAAAGCGTCTTTTTGAAAAACTGATAATTGATTTAACAGAAATTGATAGAAACAAAAAAATTATATGGATTCATTCATCTTCAATGGGAGAGTTTGAGCAAGCAAAACCAATAATTGAAAAAATTAAAAGCGCTTCACAAGTAAATATTTTAGTTACGTTTTTTTCACCCTCTGGATACAATAACTCATTAAAATATCCGCACGCCGATATTATTTCATATATCCCATTAGATTCGTTCCATAATGCAAAGAGATTTGTCGGGTTGGTAAAACCTTCGGCAGTACTTTTTATGAGGTATGATTTTTGGCCTAATTTTATTTGGGTATTAAGTAAGTACAAAGTGGCTACTTTTATTGTTGATGCAACAATGAGCAAAAATTCCAAAAGAAAGCTTCCAATTTCTAAACAATTTCATATTGTTTTATTTCAAGATTTTTTAAAGATTCTTACAATAAGTGAAAAGGATAAGCAAAATTTTGCCGAGTTTGATATTCCTAATGAAAAGTTGGCAGTTGTTGGCGATACAAGATTTGATCGTGTTTATCAAAAAAGTATAGACGCAAAAACTAAAGATTTATTTAAAGCGAATATTTTTGATGGTAAAAAAGTTGTTGTTCTTGGAAGCTCTTGGGAATCAGACGAAGAGGTGATTTTTCCCGCAATTCTAAAATTATTAAAATATGATAAAAACATTGTAACAATTGTAGTTCCTCACGAGCCTTCTGTACAGCGCCTTGAAGCATTAGAGTTTACATTTAGAGGAATTCCAACGATCAGATTTTCGTACAAAAATAACTACAAAGATGAACCAATAATTTTAGTCGATTCAATTGGAGTTTTGCTGACACTTTATAAATATGCGGATATTGCCTACGTTGGCGGAAGCTTTAAGCAGGGAATTCATAATGTATTGGAACCTGCGGTCTATGGTATCCCGGTTATATTCGGTCCAAAAAATAAGAATAGTCAAGAAGCAAGAAAAATGTTGGAATTAGGATGTGGAATAGAAATTACCGATAAAATTCAAGCTTATAAAGTATTGAGAGATTTATTACAAAACGATGAAAAAAGAAAACAATTGGGCGCCATTTCGCATAAATATGTAGAAAGTAATATTGGTGCAACGGAAAAAATTATTTACGAATTAATAAAAGTAAATAAAATCAGATAA
- the pckA gene encoding phosphoenolpyruvate carboxykinase (ATP): MNGIDLNKYGIKNTKSLFYNLTFDQLYEHETNLKLEGFEKAYLTELGAVNVMTGVFTGRSPKDKYIVKDDVTKETVWWTSDKAKNDNKPITTEVWNDLKKTVTDQLSGKDLYVVDAFCGANEDSRLKVRFIMEVAWQAHFVTNMFIRPTAEELKNFGEPDFIIMNGSKTSNPKWQEHKMNSEVFTVFNLTEKMQVIGGTWYGGEMKKGMFAMMNYYLPLKGMSSMHCSANKGKDGDVAIFFGLSGTGKTTLSTDPKRELIGDDEHGWDDDGVFNFEGGCYAKTINLDIESEPDIYAAIKRDALLENVTVDANGKIDFNDGSITNNTRVSYPIYHIHNIVKPVSKAGHATKVIFLTADAYGVMPPVSKLTPEQTKYHFLSGFTAKLAGTERGVTSPQPTFSACFGKAFLSLHPTKYGEELVKKMEKHGSDAYLVNTGWNGSGKRISIKDTRAIIDAILDGSIEKSETKVIPIFNLEVPTSLHDVNPKILDPRDTYSDPAEWEKKARELASLFIKNFEQYTDNEEGKSLVAAGPQL; the protein is encoded by the coding sequence ATGAATGGAATAGATTTAAATAAGTACGGCATAAAGAATACGAAGAGTTTATTTTACAATTTGACATTTGATCAACTTTACGAACATGAAACGAATCTAAAATTAGAAGGTTTTGAAAAAGCTTACTTAACCGAACTTGGAGCTGTAAATGTTATGACAGGAGTTTTTACAGGTCGTTCACCAAAAGATAAATACATCGTTAAAGATGATGTAACAAAAGAAACAGTTTGGTGGACATCGGACAAAGCAAAAAATGATAATAAACCAATAACCACAGAAGTTTGGAATGATTTAAAGAAAACTGTTACAGACCAACTTTCCGGAAAAGATCTATATGTTGTTGACGCATTTTGCGGCGCTAATGAAGATTCAAGATTAAAGGTTCGATTTATTATGGAAGTTGCTTGGCAGGCTCATTTTGTAACTAATATGTTTATTAGACCAACAGCAGAAGAATTAAAAAATTTCGGCGAGCCTGATTTTATTATTATGAATGGTTCAAAGACTTCAAATCCTAAATGGCAGGAACATAAAATGAATTCTGAAGTTTTTACCGTTTTTAATTTGACCGAAAAAATGCAGGTTATAGGCGGAACTTGGTACGGCGGCGAAATGAAGAAAGGTATGTTTGCAATGATGAATTATTATCTGCCTTTGAAAGGTATGTCATCTATGCATTGCTCAGCAAATAAAGGCAAAGACGGTGATGTTGCAATATTCTTCGGACTTTCAGGTACCGGTAAAACAACACTTTCAACTGATCCTAAAAGAGAATTAATTGGCGATGATGAGCACGGCTGGGATGACGACGGCGTTTTTAATTTTGAGGGTGGATGCTACGCAAAAACTATTAACTTGGATATTGAATCTGAACCGGATATTTATGCTGCAATTAAAAGAGACGCTTTGTTGGAAAATGTAACTGTTGATGCTAACGGTAAAATTGATTTTAACGATGGTTCAATTACAAACAATACTCGTGTTTCTTATCCAATTTATCATATCCACAATATTGTTAAGCCGGTTTCTAAAGCTGGACACGCGACAAAAGTAATTTTCTTAACTGCAGATGCTTATGGAGTAATGCCTCCTGTTTCTAAGTTAACTCCAGAACAGACCAAGTATCATTTTTTATCTGGATTTACCGCAAAATTAGCTGGAACTGAAAGAGGAGTAACTTCTCCACAGCCAACATTTTCTGCGTGTTTCGGAAAAGCGTTTTTAAGTCTGCACCCAACAAAATACGGTGAAGAGCTGGTAAAGAAAATGGAAAAACACGGATCAGACGCGTATTTGGTTAATACGGGATGGAACGGAAGCGGAAAAAGAATTTCTATAAAAGATACAAGAGCAATTATTGACGCTATTTTGGATGGATCTATTGAAAAATCCGAAACTAAAGTAATCCCAATATTTAATTTAGAGGTTCCTACTTCGCTGCATGATGTTAACCCAAAAATTTTAGATCCAAGAGATACTTATTCAGATCCCGCAGAATGGGAAAAGAAAGCAAGAGAATTGGCTTCTTTATTCATTAAAAATTTTGAACAATACACAGATAATGAAGAAGGTAAAAGTTTAGTTGCTGCTGGTCCGCAATTATAA
- the fbp gene encoding class 1 fructose-bisphosphatase: MAINFMTLTRHIYEGEKKHPGATGELSDLLHELSLAAKVISLEVNKAGLVDIIGFAGHQNIHGEKVKKLDIFAHETLFKAMDHGGHLCVMASEEEEDILHIPDYHSKGKYVLLFDPLDGSSNIDVNVSIGTIFSIYRRVTPNDGSGGTLEDCLQPGLKQVAAGYIVYGSSTIFVYSVGDGVHGFTLDPAFGEFLLSHKDIKIPEKANIYSINEGNYKYWHPGVKKYIKYIQDADNRGRKPYSARYIGSMVADIHRNLLYGGIFIYPADNLNPNGKLRLMYECNPMAYIIEQAGGRAIDGTKRILEIQPTDLHQRVPIYIGSKDAVDKAEEFLKAEIR, from the coding sequence AAAACATCCCGGCGCAACCGGAGAACTTTCAGATTTGCTTCATGAGCTTTCACTCGCCGCTAAAGTAATTTCGTTAGAAGTAAATAAAGCCGGACTTGTAGATATAATCGGTTTTGCGGGTCATCAAAATATACACGGTGAAAAAGTAAAAAAATTGGATATTTTCGCGCACGAAACACTTTTTAAAGCAATGGATCATGGCGGACATCTTTGCGTAATGGCATCTGAAGAAGAAGAAGATATTTTGCATATTCCCGATTATCACAGTAAAGGTAAATATGTGCTGCTTTTTGATCCTTTAGATGGATCTTCCAACATAGACGTTAATGTTAGCATAGGAACAATTTTTTCAATTTACAGAAGAGTAACACCCAATGATGGTTCCGGAGGAACTTTAGAAGATTGTTTACAACCGGGATTAAAGCAGGTAGCAGCCGGTTATATAGTTTACGGTTCAAGTACAATTTTTGTTTACAGTGTTGGTGACGGAGTTCATGGTTTTACTTTAGATCCTGCTTTCGGCGAATTTTTGCTATCACATAAAGACATTAAAATTCCGGAAAAAGCAAACATTTACAGTATCAACGAAGGTAATTATAAATATTGGCATCCTGGTGTAAAAAAATATATTAAGTATATTCAAGATGCCGATAACAGAGGAAGAAAACCATATTCGGCACGTTACATTGGCTCAATGGTCGCAGATATTCACAGAAATTTATTATATGGCGGAATTTTTATTTATCCAGCGGATAATTTAAATCCAAACGGTAAATTAAGATTGATGTATGAATGTAATCCAATGGCTTATATTATTGAACAAGCCGGCGGCAGAGCAATTGACGGAACTAAAAGAATATTAGAAATTCAACCTACTGATCTGCATCAGCGGGTTCCAATATACATAGGCAGCAAAGATGCTGTAGATAAAGCTGAAGAATTTTTAAAAGCCGAAATAAGATAA
- a CDS encoding PAS domain S-box protein: protein MQQNIEIEKFIEKANINVQNLIEHLPIGTIIFNEKWNIISVNSSAKKIITRGKDIQIEKDSNIFSHYYLSSILPLNKIFNLKNGISFEGEIKELSSNENENISINGIPFFNDKEFAGGILIIMHSKLFNKINTENYDQYSITKLLNNICSCFLITDLSGRIIIKPNDLINCNFNLHSSADRIEEIFNNEQNDLIKLSINKCKNENLNQYLDLIYYSDTETFTFKTAVIPLNNNNGDVVSILFLFKDNNYKNNDTTEFLSNAKELQVFKTFTIAGSEAFFKTNLNGIITYWSDNAGNFFLKKREEIENQFISEVFPEITKPFFEKIRSELISLSSWEGEFIYLNNENESISKTKIKLFKSNKITELLFYCDRVNLQIQKLKIAKEEERNFFRETVLKSDEMILQINPYGTILFANEKFCSTFEFELDEIRGLLFFDLIDRTYRIENDLTDFSTAVYKKSLEDFPIYTKHGKIIDVKSNITISLSDANLKYFTIYLTSADHVKQLNNEISEALLESIPSAVVVLKHNFIIQANGIFKELFGANDWLINSSILKIIKPQFKEEFENFIVDDYQKSSENEIEIIAKNGNDIGVRIEKVYVNKEKNVAVLSLNSEKLQKHNTLKDKTLLDKEFSQFEQVFWKGQIVENKIVIDTFSDSIEKVTEYNQYEYKLNAELWKDIIYPDDVENTELLLNKFLSDAEENTCLEYRIISKSGSIVWLRNRIKKIKNAENEFKYLAGIIDNITETITKEKELKKKITELEKLNVAKDKFISIISHDLKAPFTSIIGFSELGLMQHELSNDELREYLQYIYNASMHTLDLINSLLDWTRIQTGRLAINPSTVNANYLVRKTIEILSGFAAKKEISLSVNVDEKIFIQADEGILSQVFNNLVSNSIKFTPKGGNITISAKKINDQQKAEFTVKDNGVGIDEEDLRKLFIIDEKFTTLGTDGERGTGFGLSLVKEIVEKHNGKIYAKSEVNKGSEFIFTIPISTPSILLIDDKQTERIIYSKLIESLTTGITVYTAADFENAKKMINEKMPMLVITESKINGIYASDFYKSLNSSSGKYIPKYFVLTREIKNEELEKCRNFGIDSIQTKPIEIKLFKSTIDNFILGTK from the coding sequence ATGCAGCAGAATATTGAAATAGAAAAATTCATTGAAAAGGCTAATATTAATGTTCAAAATTTAATTGAGCATTTGCCGATTGGAACAATTATTTTCAATGAAAAATGGAATATTATTTCTGTAAACAGCAGCGCAAAAAAAATAATTACGCGTGGAAAAGATATTCAAATTGAAAAAGATTCAAATATTTTTTCGCATTATTATTTGTCTTCCATTCTTCCATTAAATAAAATTTTTAATCTTAAAAACGGAATCTCATTTGAAGGTGAAATAAAAGAATTATCTTCAAATGAAAATGAAAATATCTCAATTAACGGGATACCATTTTTTAATGATAAAGAATTTGCCGGCGGTATTCTTATAATTATGCATTCAAAATTATTTAATAAAATAAATACTGAAAATTATGACCAATATTCAATTACTAAATTATTAAATAATATTTGTTCGTGTTTTTTGATTACTGATTTAAGCGGTAGAATAATTATTAAGCCGAATGATTTAATTAACTGCAATTTTAATTTGCATTCAAGCGCAGATAGAATTGAAGAAATTTTTAATAATGAACAAAATGATTTAATAAAGCTAAGTATTAATAAATGCAAAAATGAAAATTTAAATCAGTATTTAGATCTAATTTATTATTCCGATACAGAAACTTTTACTTTTAAAACCGCAGTAATTCCTCTTAACAATAATAACGGTGATGTCGTTTCCATTTTGTTTTTGTTCAAAGACAATAATTATAAAAACAATGATACAACGGAATTTTTAAGCAATGCCAAAGAACTTCAGGTATTTAAAACTTTTACAATTGCCGGATCGGAAGCATTCTTTAAAACGAACTTAAACGGAATTATTACTTATTGGTCGGATAACGCCGGAAATTTTTTCCTTAAAAAAAGAGAAGAAATAGAAAATCAATTCATATCAGAAGTATTTCCAGAAATAACCAAACCATTCTTTGAGAAAATTAGAAGCGAACTGATTTCATTAAGCAGCTGGGAAGGTGAATTTATTTATCTAAATAATGAAAACGAATCAATTTCAAAAACGAAAATTAAATTATTCAAATCAAACAAAATAACTGAGTTGCTGTTTTACTGCGATAGAGTAAATTTACAAATTCAGAAACTAAAAATTGCCAAAGAGGAAGAAAGAAATTTCTTTAGAGAAACCGTATTAAAATCAGACGAAATGATTTTGCAGATAAATCCCTACGGCACAATTCTTTTTGCCAATGAAAAATTTTGCAGCACATTTGAGTTTGAACTCGATGAAATTAGGGGTTTGTTATTTTTTGATTTAATTGACCGGACATACAGAATTGAAAATGACTTGACGGATTTTTCAACAGCAGTTTATAAAAAATCTCTAGAAGATTTTCCAATTTACACCAAACACGGAAAAATAATTGACGTAAAATCTAATATCACAATTTCTTTATCGGATGCAAATCTTAAATATTTTACAATTTATTTAACTTCCGCTGACCATGTAAAACAATTAAATAATGAAATTTCCGAAGCTTTATTAGAAAGCATTCCAAGTGCCGTTGTTGTTCTTAAACATAATTTTATTATTCAAGCAAACGGCATATTTAAAGAATTATTTGGAGCGAACGATTGGCTTATTAACAGCAGTATTTTAAAAATTATAAAACCGCAATTCAAAGAAGAATTTGAAAATTTTATTGTTGATGATTATCAGAAAAGCAGTGAAAATGAAATAGAAATAATTGCAAAGAACGGAAACGATATCGGCGTTAGAATTGAAAAAGTTTACGTAAACAAAGAAAAAAATGTTGCTGTGTTAAGTTTAAATTCGGAAAAATTACAGAAGCATAATACGCTTAAAGATAAAACTCTTCTTGATAAAGAATTTTCCCAATTTGAACAAGTATTTTGGAAAGGGCAAATTGTAGAAAATAAAATTGTAATTGATACGTTTTCTGATTCAATAGAAAAAGTTACGGAATATAACCAATATGAATACAAATTAAACGCTGAATTATGGAAAGATATTATTTATCCGGATGATGTTGAAAATACAGAATTATTGCTGAATAAATTCTTAAGCGACGCGGAAGAAAATACGTGTTTAGAATATAGAATAATTTCAAAATCGGGTTCAATTGTTTGGCTGCGAAATAGAATTAAAAAAATTAAAAACGCTGAAAATGAATTTAAATATTTGGCGGGAATAATTGACAACATTACCGAAACAATTACAAAAGAGAAAGAACTTAAAAAGAAAATTACAGAACTTGAAAAACTAAACGTTGCAAAGGACAAATTTATATCTATAATTTCACATGATCTCAAAGCGCCGTTTACTTCAATAATTGGTTTTTCAGAATTGGGATTGATGCAGCATGAATTATCCAACGACGAACTTCGTGAGTATTTACAATATATTTATAATGCTTCGATGCATACATTAGATTTAATAAATAGTTTGCTTGATTGGACAAGAATTCAAACAGGAAGATTAGCAATTAATCCATCAACTGTTAATGCCAATTATCTGGTTAGAAAAACGATTGAAATTTTATCCGGCTTTGCAGCAAAAAAGGAAATATCACTAAGCGTTAATGTCGATGAAAAAATATTCATTCAGGCTGATGAAGGAATATTAAGCCAAGTTTTTAATAACCTTGTTTCCAATTCAATAAAGTTTACACCCAAAGGCGGGAACATAACTATTTCAGCAAAAAAAATAAATGATCAGCAGAAGGCTGAATTCACCGTAAAAGACAATGGGGTTGGAATAGATGAGGAAGATTTAAGAAAACTTTTTATCATTGATGAAAAATTTACTACGCTGGGTACAGATGGTGAAAGGGGAACTGGATTCGGTTTAAGTTTAGTTAAAGAAATCGTTGAAAAGCATAATGGAAAAATTTACGCAAAAAGTGAAGTTAATAAAGGAAGCGAATTTATTTTTACAATTCCAATTTCAACACCTTCAATTTTATTAATTGACGATAAACAAACCGAAAGAATTATATATTCCAAGTTGATTGAAAGTCTTACAACTGGAATTACTGTTTACACCGCCGCAGATTTTGAAAATGCAAAAAAAATGATAAATGAAAAAATGCCTATGCTGGTAATTACTGAAAGCAAAATTAATGGAATTTATGCTTCTGATTTTTATAAATCATTAAATTCAAGTTCAGGTAAATACATTCCAAAATATTTTGTTTTAACGAGAGAAATAAAAAATGAAGAATTGGAAAAGTGCAGGAACTTTGGAATTGATAGCATTCAAACAAAACCAATTGAAATAAAATTGTTTAAATCAACAATTGATAATTTTATTCTCGGAACTAAATAA
- a CDS encoding glycosyltransferase family 9 protein, translating to MKIDFLVREEFKDTVLFNPYLNSIITFNKKENSFELISKETKTEKSKNKIANLPSQNYDLVIDLQNNFRSRSISKNLAHRIFKFKKPSVKKFLLVKFKWNLLKEIIPIPVRYANSIPEFKLDESGLEIFTGSNEQKTILENNIGFCPGSRHKTKMWDENYFVELGKMLSSEGKNILIFGGKDDKEICAKISSQIANSQNLSNDNKLFKTAEEMKKCKAVICNDSGLMHLALAVNVPVIAIFGSTVKEFGFLPYKGKSLVLENNSLSCRPCSHFGLGECPQKHFKCVLDITPQFVFNKTMEFIKAI from the coding sequence TTGAAAATTGATTTTTTAGTTAGAGAAGAATTTAAAGATACGGTGCTGTTTAATCCGTATTTGAATTCAATAATTACATTTAACAAAAAAGAGAACTCGTTTGAATTAATCTCTAAAGAAACAAAGACAGAAAAATCAAAAAACAAAATTGCTAATTTGCCTTCTCAAAATTATGATTTGGTAATTGATCTTCAGAATAATTTCCGCAGCAGAAGTATTTCTAAAAATTTAGCCCATAGAATTTTCAAATTTAAAAAACCTTCTGTCAAAAAATTTCTTTTAGTCAAATTCAAATGGAATCTGCTGAAAGAAATAATTCCAATCCCGGTTAGATACGCAAATTCAATTCCAGAATTTAAATTAGATGAAAGTGGTTTGGAAATTTTTACCGGATCTAACGAACAAAAAACAATTTTGGAAAACAATATTGGATTTTGTCCCGGTTCAAGGCATAAAACAAAAATGTGGGATGAAAATTATTTTGTTGAATTGGGAAAGATGCTCTCCTCCGAAGGTAAAAATATTTTAATTTTTGGCGGAAAAGATGATAAGGAAATTTGCGCCAAAATCTCATCACAGATTGCAAATTCGCAAAATTTATCAAATGATAATAAATTATTTAAAACAGCCGAAGAAATGAAAAAATGTAAAGCTGTAATTTGCAATGATTCGGGATTAATGCATTTGGCCTTAGCGGTAAATGTTCCGGTAATTGCAATTTTCGGCTCAACAGTTAAAGAATTCGGATTTTTGCCTTATAAAGGAAAAAGTTTAGTTTTGGAAAATAATTCGTTATCTTGCAGACCGTGCAGTCATTTTGGTTTGGGGGAATGTCCGCAGAAACATTTTAAGTGCGTGCTTGATATAACTCCTCAGTTTGTGTTTAACAAAACAATGGAATTTATAAAAGCGATATGA
- a CDS encoding pullulanase yields MKEQYKVFAFTAIFLLFPKINSEGYKLYISDDKEAIIDSSKYKFSQHQLNTIYSSKELGSIVSDNSTTFRIFAPSAEQIILKTFVNVSDTISTDYNMTKDENGVWEVKINIDLTNYFYGYQVFSEDDISRKNNPPLCVDPYAKAVATYADYLNPRKSIVYNESYDWENDNWIQKDWRDLIIYEMHIRDLTAHKTSGSNFPGTYKGLVEENITGGINYIKSLGVNTVELLPSQEYGYCEIPFKDSLAGKYNTWNPYERNHWGYMTSNFFAPAGYYAENIGMLKRGNWIGTKGEQVRQFKDMVKAFHKNKIAVIMDVVYNHLSEYEVGNLKEIDKNYYFRLDDKGNFIAESYCGNDLKTERPMLRRLIVESIIYWMKEYHVDGFRFDLGKLIDWETIEAIIREARKINPDVVFVCEPWGGGYDPMGFSLREWGSWNDQIRNGIKGENPFNGLGWIFGKWFSNNNFDRIKSYVRGTLINEEHGLFQEPEHSVNYLESHDGYTLGDFIRLGLGKIKKDEVITNINKNVHLTQEELKLHKLAALFLFTSQGITMIHEGQEFGRSKVIELNDYVEDTEVGTIDHNTYNKDNNTNYLNFIHAELNKDLVNYYKGLIKLRKLHKVFSKANYDDYFFQNFKKNEFALAYQVKYSNKHYIVVFNADRNQELNFELPSGWWEILADENMVLPDIIKSISGSIVISPSSGIVLKEK; encoded by the coding sequence ATGAAAGAGCAATATAAAGTATTTGCCTTTACAGCAATTTTTCTACTTTTTCCAAAAATAAATTCAGAGGGTTATAAGTTGTACATTTCAGATGATAAAGAAGCTATTATAGATAGTTCAAAATATAAATTCTCACAACATCAATTAAATACTATTTATTCTTCAAAAGAGCTTGGATCAATTGTTTCAGACAACTCAACCACATTTAGAATTTTTGCCCCTAGCGCTGAACAAATAATACTCAAAACATTTGTAAATGTTTCTGATACTATTTCAACCGATTATAATATGACCAAGGATGAAAACGGTGTTTGGGAAGTAAAAATTAATATAGATCTGACCAATTATTTTTACGGTTATCAAGTTTTTTCTGAGGATGATATTTCAAGAAAAAACAATCCACCGCTTTGCGTTGATCCATACGCTAAAGCCGTTGCCACTTATGCTGATTATTTAAATCCGCGAAAGTCAATTGTTTATAATGAAAGCTATGATTGGGAAAATGATAACTGGATTCAAAAAGATTGGCGGGATTTAATAATTTACGAAATGCACATAAGAGATTTGACAGCACATAAAACTTCCGGCTCAAATTTTCCGGGAACATATAAAGGATTAGTAGAGGAAAACATCACTGGTGGAATTAATTATATTAAATCGCTTGGCGTAAATACAGTTGAATTACTTCCTTCGCAGGAATACGGTTATTGTGAAATTCCATTTAAAGATTCTTTAGCAGGAAAATATAACACTTGGAATCCTTATGAAAGAAATCATTGGGGTTATATGACCTCAAACTTTTTTGCTCCCGCAGGTTATTACGCAGAAAATATAGGAATGTTAAAAAGAGGAAACTGGATAGGAACAAAGGGTGAACAAGTAAGGCAATTTAAAGATATGGTAAAAGCTTTCCATAAAAATAAAATTGCGGTAATTATGGATGTTGTTTACAATCATCTTTCTGAATATGAAGTGGGAAATTTGAAAGAAATTGATAAAAATTATTATTTCCGACTGGATGACAAAGGTAATTTTATTGCAGAAAGCTATTGCGGAAATGATCTTAAAACCGAACGACCGATGCTGAGAAGGTTGATTGTTGAAAGTATAATTTATTGGATGAAAGAATATCATGTTGACGGATTCAGATTTGATTTGGGAAAATTAATTGATTGGGAAACTATTGAGGCAATAATTAGGGAAGCGCGAAAAATAAATCCGGATGTTGTATTTGTTTGTGAACCTTGGGGTGGCGGATATGATCCAATGGGATTTTCTTTGAGAGAATGGGGCAGCTGGAACGACCAAATTAGGAACGGAATTAAAGGTGAAAATCCGTTTAATGGTTTAGGCTGGATTTTCGGCAAATGGTTTAGTAATAATAATTTCGATAGAATTAAAAGTTACGTACGAGGCACTTTAATTAATGAAGAACATGGTTTATTTCAAGAACCTGAACATTCGGTTAATTATTTGGAATCGCATGATGGATATACACTTGGTGATTTTATTCGATTAGGTTTGGGTAAAATAAAAAAAGATGAAGTAATAACTAATATAAATAAAAACGTTCACCTGACTCAAGAAGAGTTGAAACTTCATAAACTTGCCGCGCTTTTTTTATTTACATCGCAGGGAATTACCATGATTCACGAAGGTCAGGAGTTCGGCAGGTCAAAAGTAATTGAGCTTAATGATTATGTTGAGGATACTGAAGTAGGTACAATTGATCACAATACTTATAACAAAGACAATAACACAAATTACTTGAATTTTATACATGCCGAATTAAACAAAGATTTGGTTAATTATTACAAAGGTTTGATCAAACTTAGAAAACTGCATAAAGTATTCAGCAAAGCAAATTATGATGATTATTTTTTCCAAAATTTCAAGAAGAACGAATTTGCCTTAGCATATCAGGTAAAATACAGCAACAAACATTATATTGTGGTTTTCAATGCCGATAGAAATCAAGAACTGAATTTTGAACTTCCTTCCGGATGGTGGGAAATTTTAGCCGATGAAAATATGGTTTTACCAGATATTATTAAATCTATTTCCGGATCAATTGTTATAAGTCCGTCATCGGGAATTGTGTTGAAAGAAAAATAA
- a CDS encoding GPI anchored serine-threonine rich family protein, with the protein MKILIKLISFALIFTFILSSCRNSISDPEENKIDEKPFVYSVKNVQYPTENDLLKQSFTYDLKWEITPNLENVRIDLLKKFNKVETIANSTANDGVFTWTIPENLPGSHHYRIRISVPNNEYINNYSQEFEITPLPYNSEDIEIPY; encoded by the coding sequence ATGAAAATATTAATTAAATTGATTTCTTTTGCTTTAATTTTCACATTTATACTTTCATCCTGCCGAAACTCAATATCTGATCCGGAAGAAAATAAAATTGATGAAAAACCTTTTGTTTATTCAGTTAAAAATGTTCAATATCCTACTGAAAATGATTTATTAAAACAAAGTTTTACATATGATCTTAAGTGGGAAATTACTCCTAATCTTGAAAATGTTAGAATTGACTTACTGAAAAAATTCAATAAAGTTGAAACAATTGCAAATTCAACGGCAAACGACGGAGTTTTTACATGGACGATTCCCGAAAATTTACCTGGATCGCATCATTATAGAATAAGAATTTCAGTTCCAAACAATGAATATATTAATAACTATAGCCAAGAATTTGAAATAACTCCGCTTCCATATAATTCAGAGGATATCGAAATTCCATATTAG